A single window of Liolophura sinensis isolate JHLJ2023 chromosome 6, CUHK_Ljap_v2, whole genome shotgun sequence DNA harbors:
- the LOC135468731 gene encoding isthmin-like isoform X1, translating into MTTPVVFVLCCNLLWISFHDDKSRVEGHEDAGNTTMLSLNISKQLPVSVAVLDEPEMVHSGKASEIPDSYLSKNSQSHQKNDRDRAGSQLLKENSRHAPLTRINENRVSVGKPLGHSGISVSKQDKSFSTPSAVVTSSSNKLHYVGNTTENPPLISERGDKHNFPEMGDGKQSTQVGVLKPTSNVMLTGPKMGSRLESNTETQKLEHSKSVNDREPRKIIANAAVDSAGASSDGPHSSLDQRALEPNARVSTDFRELSGETEAENPNQSKTTKTPAEMNDVNMQNNGSAWTEWGACTVSCGTGTQERSRACGANCQQVESRECYLDSCHGIMRGVHFSDVKVQEEFDFNDPTLSPSEVPKQTYLDTVETDACEMWSTCKDEYLQRYMTHLSELANCPCFYPYNLENNNNVWDDNRRRYYQWVEVNSTEEKLSVYRPGAYKCIRSLLFPGAPTLAAQVCCYTHNLQLVTRGRNAGTPNLISPQISWELHYKIDILPWVICKGDWTRYNQVLSPNNMLGCAEFPDEDQLLEEVQEARDY; encoded by the exons ATGACAACGCCAGTGGTATTTGTCCTGTGTTGTAATCTATTGTGGATTAGTTTCCATGATGATAAATCCAGGGTAGAAGGTCACGAAGACGCCGGAAATACG acaATGTTGTCCCTGaacatttccaaacaacttccGGTCAGCGTTGCCGTTCTGGACGAACCGGAAATGGTCCATTCCGGAAAAGCGTCGGAAATCCCAGACTCTTATTTATCGAAAAATTCGCAGAGTCACCAGAAGAATGACAGAGACAGAGCTGGGTCACAACTGTTGAAAGAAAATTCCAGACATGCACCTTTGACTCGAATTAACGAAAACAGGGTGTCAGTGGGTAAACCGCTGGGGCATTCTGGAATCTCCGTTAGTAAGCAAGACAAGAGCTTTTCAACTCCTTCAGCAGTTGTTACCTCTAGCAGCAATAAGCTGCATTATGTAGGAAACACAACCGAAAACCCCCCTCTGATATCTGAACGAGGCGATAAACATAACTTCCCCGAGATGGGAGACGGTAAACAAAGCACCCAAGTTGGTGTTTTGAAGCCCACGAGCAATGTCATGCTCACTGGTCCGAAAATGGGATCTCGACTTGAGAGTAATACCGAAACTCAAAAACTCGAACACAGCAAGAGCGTAAATGACCGGGAACCGCGTAAAATTATCGCTAATGCTGCTGTTGACAGTGCAGGTGCCAGCAGCGACGGTCCCCATTCGTCTTTAGATCAGAGAGCATTAGAACCAAACGCACGAGTTTCCACAGATTTCCGTGAGTTGTCTGGAGAAACAGAAGCAGAAAACCCTAACCAAAGCAAAACAACCAAAACACCCGCTGAAATGAATgatgtaaatatgcaaaacaatgGATCAG CGTGGACTGAGTGGGGAGCATGTACCGTGAGCTGTGGCACCGGAACACAGGAGAGGTCACGTGCGTGTGGAGCTAACTGTCAACAAGTGGAGTCCAGGGAGTGTTATCTAGATTCCTGTCACG gaaTTATGAGAGGAGTGCATTTTTCTGATGTAAAGGTACAAGAAGAATTTGATTTCAATGACCCAACACTGAGTCCTTCAGAAGTACCGAAACAAACATATTTAGATACAG TAGAAACGGACGCCTGTGAAATGTGGTCAACTTGTAAGGATGAGTACCTCCAGAGATACATGACCCATCTCTCCGAACTGGCCAACTGCCCTTGCTTCTACCCGTATAACCtagagaacaacaacaacgtttgGGACGACAACAGAAGACGCTATTATCAGTGGGTGGAGGTGAACTCAACAGAAGAGAAACTGAGCGTGTATCGCCCAGGGGCCTACAAGTGTATACGCTCCCTTCTCTTCCCGGGGGCCCCCACCCTGGCCGCCCAAGTGTGTTGTTACACGCACAACCTGCAGCTGGTGACCCGCGGGCGGAACGCCGGCACACCCAACCTGATAAGTCCCCAGATATCCTGGGAGCTCCACTACAAGATAGACATACTTCCATGGGTGATCTGCAAGGGCGACTGGACCAG GTACAATCAGGTTTTATCTCCGAACAATATGCTAGGCTGTGCAGAGTTCCCGGACGAAGACCAGTTGCTCGAAGAGGTGCAAGAAGCAAGGGACTATTAG
- the LOC135468731 gene encoding isthmin-1-like isoform X2: MTTPVVFVLCCNLLWISFHDDKSRVEGHEDAGNTTMLSLNISKQLPVSVAVLDEPEMVHSGKASEIPDSYLSKNSQSHQKNDRDRAGSQLLKENSRHAPLTRINENRVSVGKPLGHSGISVSKQDKSFSTPSAVVTSSSNKLHYVGNTTENPPLISERGDKHNFPEMGDGKQSTQVGVLKPTSNVMLTGPKMGSRLESNTETQKLEHSKSVNDREPRKIIANAAVDSAGASSDGPHSSLDQRALEPNARVSTDFRELSGETEAENPNQSKTTKTPAEMNDVNMQNNGSAWTEWGACTVSCGTGTQERSRACGANCQQVESRECYLDSCHGIMRGVHFSDVKVQEEFDFNDPTLSPSEVPKQTYLDTETDACEMWSTCKDEYLQRYMTHLSELANCPCFYPYNLENNNNVWDDNRRRYYQWVEVNSTEEKLSVYRPGAYKCIRSLLFPGAPTLAAQVCCYTHNLQLVTRGRNAGTPNLISPQISWELHYKIDILPWVICKGDWTRYNQVLSPNNMLGCAEFPDEDQLLEEVQEARDY; the protein is encoded by the exons ATGACAACGCCAGTGGTATTTGTCCTGTGTTGTAATCTATTGTGGATTAGTTTCCATGATGATAAATCCAGGGTAGAAGGTCACGAAGACGCCGGAAATACG acaATGTTGTCCCTGaacatttccaaacaacttccGGTCAGCGTTGCCGTTCTGGACGAACCGGAAATGGTCCATTCCGGAAAAGCGTCGGAAATCCCAGACTCTTATTTATCGAAAAATTCGCAGAGTCACCAGAAGAATGACAGAGACAGAGCTGGGTCACAACTGTTGAAAGAAAATTCCAGACATGCACCTTTGACTCGAATTAACGAAAACAGGGTGTCAGTGGGTAAACCGCTGGGGCATTCTGGAATCTCCGTTAGTAAGCAAGACAAGAGCTTTTCAACTCCTTCAGCAGTTGTTACCTCTAGCAGCAATAAGCTGCATTATGTAGGAAACACAACCGAAAACCCCCCTCTGATATCTGAACGAGGCGATAAACATAACTTCCCCGAGATGGGAGACGGTAAACAAAGCACCCAAGTTGGTGTTTTGAAGCCCACGAGCAATGTCATGCTCACTGGTCCGAAAATGGGATCTCGACTTGAGAGTAATACCGAAACTCAAAAACTCGAACACAGCAAGAGCGTAAATGACCGGGAACCGCGTAAAATTATCGCTAATGCTGCTGTTGACAGTGCAGGTGCCAGCAGCGACGGTCCCCATTCGTCTTTAGATCAGAGAGCATTAGAACCAAACGCACGAGTTTCCACAGATTTCCGTGAGTTGTCTGGAGAAACAGAAGCAGAAAACCCTAACCAAAGCAAAACAACCAAAACACCCGCTGAAATGAATgatgtaaatatgcaaaacaatgGATCAG CGTGGACTGAGTGGGGAGCATGTACCGTGAGCTGTGGCACCGGAACACAGGAGAGGTCACGTGCGTGTGGAGCTAACTGTCAACAAGTGGAGTCCAGGGAGTGTTATCTAGATTCCTGTCACG gaaTTATGAGAGGAGTGCATTTTTCTGATGTAAAGGTACAAGAAGAATTTGATTTCAATGACCCAACACTGAGTCCTTCAGAAGTACCGAAACAAACATATTTAGATACAG AAACGGACGCCTGTGAAATGTGGTCAACTTGTAAGGATGAGTACCTCCAGAGATACATGACCCATCTCTCCGAACTGGCCAACTGCCCTTGCTTCTACCCGTATAACCtagagaacaacaacaacgtttgGGACGACAACAGAAGACGCTATTATCAGTGGGTGGAGGTGAACTCAACAGAAGAGAAACTGAGCGTGTATCGCCCAGGGGCCTACAAGTGTATACGCTCCCTTCTCTTCCCGGGGGCCCCCACCCTGGCCGCCCAAGTGTGTTGTTACACGCACAACCTGCAGCTGGTGACCCGCGGGCGGAACGCCGGCACACCCAACCTGATAAGTCCCCAGATATCCTGGGAGCTCCACTACAAGATAGACATACTTCCATGGGTGATCTGCAAGGGCGACTGGACCAG GTACAATCAGGTTTTATCTCCGAACAATATGCTAGGCTGTGCAGAGTTCCCGGACGAAGACCAGTTGCTCGAAGAGGTGCAAGAAGCAAGGGACTATTAG